Within Ischnura elegans chromosome 6, ioIscEleg1.1, whole genome shotgun sequence, the genomic segment agccagttcctttctctgagccatctcactttttttattttggggtGTTTGAAGTCTTCACCCAGGATTCTATCTCTGGACTCATTGATTGATTGATCTTGCTGCCTAGCATTCCATTTACATGGCCACCAAGCTCCCCATCACTGCAAATgactctaaaataaattttaccctgTTTTGAAGTACTGCGGTCATAACGACTGGCCTTTTTGGCTGATGCCACACCAGTTATTGTGACTGGTCATGACTCAGTGGTGAAgatgagaaaattataaatatttgttcaggAATAGTTGAGAAGACAGAGCAACTGCCTGGAGTAACTAGCAGTCTGGATTCTGATTTTGGTTTGTCCTTGTTTTagcttttgaattttttgcatatttttctccCTTGTGACAACTTATGAAGAGTCAGATCATGAGTGGCATTGCAATTGTATCGAAAACAAGATTTCAGACTGGTTTTCAATGTGAATTTCACTGTTTTTGCATTTACTAAGTCATTAGCAAAATATTGTGTAGGCTttcatggagggtttaaatgttTACTGTAGTTTTATGTGAAATTTGGTCGTGTGGTAAACTCTGTGAGCAGTGATCAATGATTTGAGTTTAGTGTTGAACTCCTTGGAGCCCATTCACAACATATCACAGCTATTGAGAAAATGTAAgaacaagtaaaaataattccTTCCCAGCCATGTACTTGCTGATGTTATTAGCTTAGGTTggtggtaaaataattcttattgTAGAGCTCTCTGCATCAATGTGTAGTGGTATgattgaatgttgaaaaaaccttttgtagtaattttttgatataaatatattcatgcgGCATGTATGTCATGTATGTATATTGCAAAATTTTGAATcgcattttacttttttatggttATTCtctattcaaatttaaattctctatctaagtgaaaatatttaaatcactCTCCTCATAGGATGGTCTACCATTTCTTTGGAAACATTAAATTAGGTTTCGTTGCCCTAATGACGGCATTGGGATACTCAATCTCTTCGCTTCTGCCTCAATACCTATCCCTGATGGCATTAGTGAGCTCCTTATTGCAGCAGCACTTCCTTCCTTGTTTCTTCCTCTATCCTCCCCATCCTGAATGTCTGGGAATAAAAGTCTCAGACttacaatggggaattccactgaaaatgggtgctgatgcaataaaaaagtatccTCCAAGCaaaaaattatagtgaaagcagttctttTCTAACATGCGTATTATTCGcataattccactttgaaaatcgtatagtaatcttgcgcttcaaacgacccatcgccatgttggctgagcgtgacgtcagagttcagtaaacaaaacgtttacgtggtgccagtagactgttTGGCCtagttttagaaaaatctatgTATCTCTGATAGCATATAAATATATGCATCTCAAAGCAATGTGTAAATGACAGTAGGTAAATGAGATAAAAAACGAGGTCTAGATTACTATCGAACGAGatagttcatttaatttattttacgtttcaatttcccggcttctcaactccgcgaaatcttcattgccggagaagaaataagcgacctTCACGAAGTCGGATTCAGCCATCACGCAATGCGTGCATCGTAAAGTCTTTAAAACCATTCgcaactgtttttgacacaccctcaatgttatgaatcagtatcgtcgtagctgtGTTTGTTATggtcgttactgtttgttattgccatggagcgaatctgcttacttgcactctgacgtcacaggacgtttttgtagcgcgaaaTAATTTAGTGATTTTCGCCAACTTTAAAGCTccgtaataaaaagaatattgagaattatgaagtaatattttgcaaaccttaatgacttcaacttacttatcgaaacatataaaaaaatagatattttaattcTATGAGAGCACCTCATTCTGGCCCCTGGAGCTTATCCCCTCAGGCTACTATTTTGTTACTGTTGTATTCATTCATttagggttcccactcaaccgtgaataagccgtgaatttcgtctaccgtgaaaaaacccggaaatagccgtgaatttcgtcataaaaccttggaaatctctcaaacttgattgtagagcTAAGATTGAGAGATTAAAAGAATAATCGATACTTCGATCacgtttcaaggccgagtcacgtgcagatactgtccacgtatttatctgcacacgtgtattcgaagcgaaattattaattggtccgtgtgccatggcAGCaaattgaccttaagcctgcgattggaagacattaaccctggcaaaaaatcaggcacttcttcacttccctgccaccctgctctctccattttcccactcacgccctttagccggacctgaattttgctaactataggtgtTGTCATAAGAGATAGTagtttcattgctgcgtttgcattcacggcgtttgtcgcgtttgttacatttttagttaacgtgcggccgatgattgttacgtgatcaatatttctgcctaaaatgtcttatctacaaactgtgaatttgatgacatttagaccgtgaaaacctggaaaaaaccgtgaattttataatgtaggtaGAGTGAGAACCCTATTCATTGTATGCCTTTCTTTCATCATTGCCAATAGGAACTTATGTTGGATGAACCTTTTTGCTTTTCAGGTTCAGACCTTACAATTGATGATCGGTCTTTTGTGATGCAAGCTGTCATGACAATGGATGTTCCATCATCTGTTGTTTACTTCTACCCACGACTCATACCATTGCATGATCTGATTTCGGACCCTGATGGTAAAGAACTGCCCCAACCAATGCGTTGCCTTGCCGAGAAAATGAGGGATGATGGTGTTTATGTACTAGGTAAGATAGGGTTGAGGAATGAATGGAATTCTTTGAAACTCTCATGCATATTACTTCCTTAATCAAGGAAAGATGTTAAGAAATTACCAGTGAATTGAAAATTACAgttaattagaatatttaaatttaaattgaagccTTAGACTTGAAGTAACCTGCCATGTATTGCATGGTGTTTCTCATAAGATGACAGCTACaccagaataattttcaaatgtggATTATTGAAAATAGCTATAAAGGGAAAAGCATTCAGTCTAGTATTATCTGCTTtcaggtaaaaaaatatgaaaaatggttgTGTACGGCCGTTAAAATTCAGGGTTTAATCTTTCTTGCAGAGaatggaattcacatgtttttGTGGATTGGTCTCAATGTTGGAGTGCAGTGGGTGAGAGATGTCTTTGGGGCCCAGTCTGCTGCTCAAATTGACATTGATCGAACTTCTCTACCTGAAATAGATAACCCTCTTTCTGAACGTATTCGTGCAGTTATAGAAGAAATCCGCCAACAGCGACATAGAAGGATGCGGGTATGGCTcagaatattttcttcttgtttttttcttgaataattaCCCATAATTTCTCACTTTTTTGTAAGTTGGATGTCAATGGTAAGTGATGTCTTGGTAGTTTCCTGTCTGCTTATTGAATataatttcagttaaaaatttacattttaggtAAGGTTATTCTTCATATGAATTCCCGTGATTCTAAGGAGCAGTTTGAATGAAGTGTGTTGTGGTATTAATTGatgtaattcattgaaaaatgtgttttttattccttattcTCCTGCCCCGTGGTTGAAATTCTTAATTTATTCCATGAAAAGCAAGAGCTAATCAAAACAGTGCTTGAATCATCATGTTCCATGAAGACTAATGTTATGGTGATTAAAATATCCCTGAATTGTGACTTTCATTagaaatttattatattctactTGATGTAATGGGGTAGGACTTCGTTTACAAATGATTACATATCATTTATGCCTagtatttattccattaattGAAAGTTTCATGATTAAATAGTAACTGACATTGAGCTGTATGCTCCACCTCAAACCAAATGGAGATACATTCGTGTATTTTCAAGTATGCATTGGTATTACAATATACGTACCTCAAGTTATGAACCAACAATACAATAGAAAAACAGAGTTAAGcactttgaaaaataacaaaactgtgtaaaaaaaactataaatcacTGATTATGCTAACTATCTCAAATATACTAAAAAACTTTCATTGCCAACATTCACTGTTGCCAAAATTTTGATGAGTACTTACTTATCATCTTCAGTACTAAACCAGCCCTGATGGCAATGAGTAACCGACTCCTGGAAATGGTTACAGTAGAAATGGtagacttaaaaattttcaacgtaAACGTACACTAGGAACGATGTCTTTGTGTACATATTTTAATAGTTAACTCATGTGTGAATTACGCATTTTAATCTTCTCATCATTTATTTCCCTTTCAGCTAACGCTAGTGAGGCAGAGAGACAAGTTAGAAATAGTTTTTAAGCACTTCTTGGTTGAGGACCGAGGTAATGACGGATCACCGTCGTACGTCGACTTCCTCTGCCAAATGCACAAGGAGATACGTGAATTGCTCAGATAGGACACAGCCCCTGCTTCGTCCCCTTGCAGCCACCCCAAGCACACAACGGCTGACAGGGGTGGCTCTAAGGAAATGAATGCAAGGGATTCCCTGCCACAGAAGTGGTGTCGACGACAGAGGGCTAAGTACCTCTGCACAGCACCACCCGTGCGCAGTCCTGGTGCTCGAGGAAGGATGTGGTGGTGAAGTGTTTCTCGGGAAAAAGCAGATGTGCGTCGTGATTGTCAGAGAGTGGCGATGGAGTGGAGTTCACGTCAGGTTGAGGAGTGTGAAGCGACCATTCGAGTCCTTAAAAATGTGTCGCAAAATTGATATGTTCTTGGTTGTGATCGTTCCTTTAAGACCTTAAACACCCATGCTCATCCTTGCTAttactttttttttctccctttcccctCTAAAGCTGGGTTCGTTCAGATCCTCGATGAAATTAAAGGATTTATTATGCTTTGTTACACATTCTGTTCCAAACTTCCCGAAAACAAGCAAAAGACCAGGagatggtaaaatattttgaaagactGCCTTCATTACATTGTTTAGTATatctattgtaaatattttgagaaaatgagGACCATGTGTTATAATGTTTTCATGCTTGCAAATGAGAATTGAATCCATTTGCGGCTGCTGTAAATATTACGTATGTTATTGCcatgctttaaaattttatttggatgatgcataaTAGACATATAAATTGAGCATTCTTGTTTTGCTGGAAGTTGTTTGTACCATTGATACTTTAGATTTTATTTAGCATGATGATGTTTGACTGCAGTGGTTGCCCTTCTCTCATCCAGGGTGATCTATGGTTATGGCCGTTAAGGTGAGGGTTACAATTATGTGGAATAATTCTGACCAACTACATATTAATGTTTGGTATTGCACTATGGTCTGCCTGGGATAAGGACTGTTGCCAAAGTTGAATGTAATCAATGTGAGGTTGAAGTGGTATAGgcctttttataaaaatgaaatgttatttgCAAGAAGGTGTTGTTGCTGAATGGTGATTTATCAAAGAAGACGAATGGATGAAATTGACTGAAGGTTCAATTTTGTCAATGTGAAAGAATGAACAGCAAGCAAGATTCCTTTTATAACAATGGGCTCTTTTCCTGGAAGGAAAATTGTATCACATTCATGCATTTCTGTTAGTGTGCGTGTATGTATGTGATCATTTATTAATAGAAGTATAAATTCCATTCTTTATCAAGTCTTTCAATCCTGATTCCAATTTTGGCCAAATTTTCAATCCCCCTATGAGAAAATTCGtgaaatttcatcttcatattcCTGTACACGAAGTTTTCCTTTcaacttcattttttgtttcgtTCGATTATGATCATACGTTACATATTTTGACTCTTTTTATAATACCTTAGCAGATGCAGAAacagcttgaataaaaaaatggtataatATTGCTTGCCATTCCATTTTCCCATTAATTGTAGGAATAAATTTCTACATTGTTAAGTGTTGAATAAGAGTTAAATCCTACTATTACTAAAGCATAGTGATCATCTTGTTTGTTATCCCGTGGATTATCATGTTTTTATTCAGAGTGCTGTGAATTCTTGTTCAGAAGGACAATACtgtaattttatcttaaaatactTGGTGAGAATGATTGGTTAGTGagattcatgaaaaaaaaattttaaattgctattCCTCAGTCTCCTTTACCAAAATGCAAATCTATGAGAACACTCCCTGGACAAAGATAAATACCTATCTgttgaggaaaattttatcatacccATCCATTACTCTCATAGTGAAATCCATCAGTTTCGGTTTTGAACGCACAAATATTTGTATGTACTACTTTAAGTATCATTACTCAACCATTCATATTTCCTAATTTAGATCCAGAATTAAGAACTGCATGTTGGTCTCAATATCTTAATTCAAGACATGTTTTCAATGATGTGTAAAAACGTTTTTGTTGTTCTAGAAGTTTCTCATGGTTCCAAAGCATTCTTACTCCTGTTCAAACTTCACATTCATCTCTTAATTTGTAATTAGGTGTAAAAGACTGTTTCACATGACCATTTTCTGCAATGAATCCAAGGATGGGAATCGTATCGCATTTTCCATTGCTAAAACCACTGTTGGCTCTGTTTTTCATAAGGCATAGCTCCAGTTGTAAGTACAGAAAGTAATGGAAAAAGGGGTGGCAGAATGATTGGTAATTAAGGGTTCCCCACATTCCTTCTGATTACAATCAACCTCCACTTGTTTTAAGAAAATCCTCTCATTCTTATGCATGATTTTTGGCATTGCTTGCCCTCTTTTTACTGCCAAACAACTCTTTTTATCTTGGCATACACCACACCTACATCTCCATTAAACTGCAACTTTTCAATCTCATTGAAATGTCCATTTTAACAGGTTTATTTGGCCTTACTAGTTTCCCAACACGTTTTTAACTTATATTTGCATTACTTAATCTTGACATGTTCAGTATACTTGCTCTGCCTTCTTATCTCTTccatttttcaaatcatttcttCCATGTTCCATGGTTTTCACTTACTACACACATTGACTGTGGAGCAGGGATGcagagttataaaaaatattggggggcccatactgaTGGTCTTGCCCTGGgaagttttataaatagtgagttttaaagttattcaaagctttttagaagagtcatatgatcaacattagatcaCTAAAAGCTGACTCTCGATAACATGAAatttttcctcacccccataatgaattttcgagggggcttgggccccctcaggccccatggagttggcaccACTACTGTGGAGCAAGTTTTCCCTAATGGTCATGACTTTAAGTAGTGAAGCATTTCATTCAAAGTGCTAATTAACTTCAATGTATCTAGCACATTGAGGTGAGGtgaaaaattctttgaaatcaAGAGGTAGAAGAATTCATTCAGGGAAGTCATTCTCAATTAATGCCACATATTTTGAAGGGCAAGAGCAAGTTGAAATGTCCACACAATGGTCTTACGTAAGAAACGTTGTAATGGATGTAAGAGCTGTAACTACTAGCTCTTcccaaaaaaacatgaaataaaataatatgagctCCAAAAACTCATGCTTGACCTAGCCTCCTAGAGGGCAAGTGTCAATCACGGCAGTGGGGGTggcatggtaattttttttagtacTACTGCATATATGAAAGACGCTGTGTAAGCGGAAAGCAGCAATGAATTTAGGAGTATGGAATGACTGGACAATGATGAAGGCAGGGAAGCCATAAAAATCAAACAGAAAATATAGAAACAGAGGTAGGATGTTGAAATTGAAAGGCGAGAGAGCAGATCACTGGATTCTGCAGGTACAGGGTGGCATTTAATACGGGGAAGGGAACAAAAGGCAGCCTAGGTTAAAAAAAGGGAAACTGAGAGAAAAGTAGGGAATGAGCAAGGTGATAGGATTCCAATGCCGGAAACTGAAGGACATCCCACAAAAATTATGTTAATACAAGTGTACATGCTGATCCGCAACCATagggaagagaaaataaatgaggTTTTCATTTCGATGTAATTCAGCATGACAAGTGTGATGAACATCATAGGTAAAAATTGACAGTTGTGCAGGCAGAGAGTAATGATTCTACCCACACACTAACAGTTCAAGAAAAATTGCATACTTATCACAGTGTTCAGTGCATTGCAGCTACACTGTGGATCATGCTTTTCAATAAGTAATGGCAATAGATTAGGTCTACAATGAAAGGGTAGGCACTTTCACAGTAGTCAGCGCATTGTCATGCCGGGGAGACATTCAATGCCACATTATGTGATATAAGTAAGAAAATTGTTCTAAATTTCATAAATCTTTCAGTATTCTAGCATATCCATCCCTCACAATGCCCGTCACATACGATTTTCAGAGGATAATTGCCTTGCAGAAAACTATCATCTACCTACTTTGTGCAAAGGGTCGATAATGTTTGGTCTTGTAACCCATTTCTAGCCATCAATTTTGACTAGGGACCCGATCCTGCGTCAAGTTTTATGCGCTCAAACATGTAAGCAAATAATTTACGTTTCCCGGAGAATCGCTTCCTCCATACTGAAAATGAGAATGGAATTGTATTGATTTTAGAACTTACGACACACTGACttccatgaataatttcaaaataatataaccTCATATAGTGACATAAGTGACCATTAGGTAAACCGTTGAAGTATAGGAACCGCTCCTAACAATCTACTGCTGAAATATTACATTAAAGCCACAGCTCACGTAGAACCGCGCGCATAAGCCGTATAAAATGTATCTTGCTATTGTACGGCACTACTTGACTTGATAACACAGTATGACATCGTTATAATCATTTAGCAGATTGGCGTCAACGAAACCTATATCCCCTACAACAATtagaaaaaacgaagaaaaaaaaccgTTGAAAAGTCGGAGAAGGTTCGGCAGATGATTTGAGGCAACACCGAATGAAAAATCAGCTGCATTTTTTATGCAGGAATAAAAAAGCAGGTGAGGACTTACCGAATAGTGCGACAAATACAAATCataagcaaaatataaataaacaaaataaacaacCAAATACGCGCATGCGAAATCACACAACAATCGCTTACAGTGCTGCCAACATcttttgttaaattattaatagttttgCTTTTTGATGTAAATTTTGACACCTCTCGGACAACAAAAGGTATTAAATACTTTCAAAAATCATACATTATACGGCTTAGAAGGACGCAATTTCATATATTACGCTATCTCCAGTATCGGCAAAAATTTAAAAGGTACATACCGCTGCGCGATCTACTGGCAAGTAAGCGAACTACATGGGCATTTAAACCGTTTAAACTTCGACCATTCTTGTGTACGATACGATTGGTTTGGTAGCCATATTGATTTGGGGTGTAGTGCGGTGGCAGAATTCACGGATGAAATCCGTAAACATCGGAATATTTCTCTATCTGACTAATAATTATTCCGCACAGAAGTGAAGCTTAATATCTTCGACGCATAATATCATCTTCATATGTCAGTGATATCATCGTAGTTTGTCCACTGTTCTTGTAACGGTAGCTTCGTTCAATCTGAATCAATGGCCTGTGCAACTCTGAAACGAACCTTGGATTTCGATCCAGTACACAATGGAAGGCCTAGTAAAAGAAGGAGATGTGTTCCTATGTGTGTTTCTCCAAAAACTCCTCCAACTAAGCAACATGAAATTAACCCCTCACCTTTTGGACAAGTATCACCTAAATTGACGCCAggtaagtaaatataaatatttaataactaTTGAAAGCAGTTGTATTTCCGTTTTTTGCGAAGAAACTTCTTTATAAATCCTACTAAGATCGTCGGTAATTATTTTTGAGTGGATAGGTGTGCGAGTGATTGTCCTAAATTGATTTTGCAGAAAAAATGGCTGCAAATATCCGTGAAGAAATCAGGCGCCTTCATCGGCGAAAGCAATTGCATTTTTATCCACAATCGGAAGGAACTAGCAGTGATTCCTCATCAATATCGCCCACTCATCAAATTGACGCCCCGAACCCAATGGAAGGTCTTTCTTGGTCACCGTCAACCAGCATATCAACTCTGTCAGCAACGCCTTCCAACTCCAAGGAGAAGCCCCTATTCACCTTTAGAgaggttatttattttcttttttcattattgacctagttttctttaaattatacgCCCCCTAGATTATCATTCATGTATGTATATGGTTAGGTACGTTTTGAACCTGGTCACTGTCATGTAAATACCAACTGTGACGTGTTCGTCTCGGTCATGTATGATATTCCATCCAAGTTATATGCCTAGATTTTGATTTTCCTCTTAATCTGGGTCATCGCCAGCCTGAAATGGCTTTGTCTATTGATCGGTTTTCTTGTGTTTTGTAAGTTTTAGTAGCAATGTCAATTTACTCCTCAGGTGGGTCTGATATGTGAAAGAATgctgagagaaagagagattCACATCCGCGAGGAGTATGATCGAGTTCTTACATTGAAATTGGCAGAACAATATGATGCTTTCGTGAAATTCACCTATGATCAACTTCAGAAGCGTTTTGAAACATCTGCGGCCCCTAGCTGTGAGTGgattgctttttatatttttttagctgtgaaTGATTCACTCTAAAAATCTTTCTTTGATTTACCTTGGTAATGTGATATCTAACTCCTTTTTGTTCTCATTTTCAGACCTCTCTTAATTCTACGAACAATACTTCAGAACCAATAAGTTTTACTCGGATTTCTCTGTAGGTCATATTGCCTTGCCTGAGTGAGGAATCGACTTTTTTGCCCAGGCATTGTTCAAATGCGATTTGTTTTGAATGACATGTTCTGACAGCTGTTACTGTCAGGGATATTACCCTTCACTGGCGAATATGTGATGTGCATGTCAAAGACTTATGGCTCCAGAAGTTGGGATTGGGTCTATTTAATAGGcatcccatttttttctctttgcaaaTTGTACAGATGTGCTGAATCCGGTCAAAATTAGTTGCTTCTTTGCTTACGACTTTTCTTTTTACCTTTGTAATCAAGGAATATTTAATGTATTCAACGACTGCTGGAGAAATTACTTTCCATGCTCCCAACTGCGTCATGTAAAATTAACGGTTTACTCTTAAGGGTGCGATGGAGAGTTAATTTAGTGATATGTGAATGACACCTTGTGACTGAtgtttcctttcttatttttgtaTGGATGCTCCGATGACAAATTGAGTTCATTCTGCCAACATTGAGTAAATTAAGCAAGTGTAGTATTTTAGGTAGACTCACTCATTCTGTTATTTCTTTTGTATTGAATAATTTAAGGTTGTATCTTAATCTCTATTTAaaggacaaaataaaatgtaattaatgcaAGGATTAAGTTTTTTTGAAGTATGCCTGTGTGTTAATTCAGGTTCTCTGATATTGTTTCCCATTTCTTGTGATTGGATTATTACTTGTGTTAATTATGATATCTTAGGCGCACAATTGAGGGACTGGCGTATTCTTGTGTGCGCATAGTAATTTAGGTACCTTTggttgtgattttgatttgaatggCTGTATGTTAATGATAATTGAAGAATGCTGGTCTGCATGCTTGCTCCATCATTCAGAAACCAACTGCAAGGCTGCTGGTTGTCCTTATTTTGTACTGTTTTCATAAAATAGAAGGTACAGGGTGCTTTCCACTCACATGATGCTGTGTTGAATTATATCTAGATGCTTTCAACTGTGATTTTAACACATGGATGGGAATGTGCTTGGAGGTGACTGTGTTGGTCATTACAACATGTAATCAGTGAATGGAAAGTAGTTACCTCATCCTTGAGAGCTTCAATTAATTGTTACACAGTTGATGCTTGAAAATTGAAAGTGTGCTATGTGAGGTTGCTCATGTGAGGCTTCAAATTTGTACCGAACCAAATATTTGTGTATTTGTCATGCATTGGAGAAATCTCCATCTTGCCTCAGTATAA encodes:
- the LOC124160573 gene encoding akirin-2, whose product is MACATLKRTLDFDPVHNGRPSKRRRCVPMCVSPKTPPTKQHEINPSPFGQVSPKLTPEKMAANIREEIRRLHRRKQLHFYPQSEGTSSDSSSISPTHQIDAPNPMEGLSWSPSTSISTLSATPSNSKEKPLFTFREVGLICERMLREREIHIREEYDRVLTLKLAEQYDAFVKFTYDQLQKRFETSAAPSYLS